In the Acomys russatus chromosome 20, mAcoRus1.1, whole genome shotgun sequence genome, TTCTGGAAACTTTGGAGTGATTTATGTCTATTAGCAATGACCACTTTGCTCCTGAGTTTTCAAGTGTTAAGGAGATCAGGCTGTGGCTTATGAGGAACTCTGTGCTAAGTTAGAACACTTGTCTTCTAGCTCTGAAACCCATCACCAAACATGACTTACTTCATGTTCTGCTCTCAGTTttctcataaaattaaataattagtGTACATTCACCTATATTGTAGAGAGCACCCAAGTTGTACACATTTAACTGGCATCCCACAggtaatttacaaagaaaagctCCATCCACttttataaatattgaaaataacttTTCAAGGTACACATTATATATTACAGATATGGCGCTCTGgctctcaatatttttttttttttttttaatttggtaggTGTAGTAAGGACTGCCAAGCTTACTGAAGACTCACTTCGGTTTGACCCTCAGCACCACTAAGGAAAAATAACACTACAATTCTTCTCTTAAAATAACGACTGATACCTTTAGAAATCCCCTTGCCCACTGTCCAAAACTGCTATACAAATCAACACAAAGATActcttttaaagataatttaacTTTTATGCTTCTTCAAATAAACCAGAAAAATCACTTTTGCTTTCCCCAGGGGGGTTGGAATGGGGAGGACTCACAAATGCCAAACAAGCATCTTCTGTTAGGCCGCATCTCCAACCCACACCTTAGTATCTCAGAAATGGGCACAAGGTTAAACTTTGAGGTtttattatgtgtttgtttggcttttcgagacagggtttttctgtgtagccacctgcctttgccttctgagtgctaggattaaaggtgtgtgccaccaccccactGCCTAAGTTCTAGGTTTTAAATCACTAAGAGatgtgctttctgttgctataattaatttaaaaataaaaggaactactACATCCATGTGTTGAATTTAAAGGCTAGAATTTCAGTTATGcatcccataaaataaaaatagttaaaaacaagGAGACATGAGAAGCGTACACATAAAGGGGAAACATTCTGAGTTGTTCAGTTTCATCACTGTAAGACTGGGTTAGCAATTTTGTCAATTATTGAGGGAAAGTGTGTTTCAAATACTTAGTAAGTATGCAGAACGTGCTCAGGCCCTCTACTACACATAACAAAGATGGTTACCTGATCTGGTGCTGACTCATAAGAATGTTTCGTCTGATTATCCAATGTTGAGTCAGGAGAGGGTGTAATATGATTATCCAAATGACAATTTCCAGGAGCCCTTTCTGTGGCTTTATTAATTTCACTTGCAATATTATTTATTGTAACTTCTTCGGATTTAATTTCTTTCACTTTATCCTGTTGGCAAGTTACACCACCACGTGGCTTCATCTCTACAAATGCACTCTGAGACACTGGACGCGGCATTTCTAAAACTGGTGGTGAAAAGCCAGTTTGTAATAAGCCCAACTTAGGAGATCCTTGAGAGTCCAATTTCTGTTGTTGCACAGAGTTAACTTTTGAGAGTTTAATCTTCGTCCAGCTGGAGTTCTTCTTAGTTGAGCTACTTATTCCATTTAGTACACACTTGACAGGTTTTGTCTTCCGACTGGGAAAGAAACGATTGCACTGCACGTCCTGGCCTGGTTCCTTGTGAGGGAGTGTTTGTCCTTCAGCGTCAGTCCCTTCCCGCGCTTGTTCCACAGGCTTCTCCTCCTTCACCCCTTCCATGTGTGACGACTCCTTTTTTACCTCTACAGTATCTGATTCAATCTCACCAGCAATTTCTTCACATAGCTGGAGAATGCTACCTCGTTTGCTCTTTCCAGCTTGCTCCAATTCATGATCAGTACTTTGTTCAGGCACTAACGGCAGTGGAATTTGGGGGAATTTTGTGCTAATATTCACTTGTGTATGAGCTAATTTCCTCAGTTCATTCTTTTTAGAGACCACTGAAGTAGCTGCTTTTAGTTTCCTAATCTCACAAGTTAGAGGCacaggttttattccttctttttcgACAGTGCTGTTCTGGAGGCCTTCTTCAGAGGCGGGGGCGCACTGAGGGCTGCAAGCATAAGCTGTCTGATGCTGCACTTTGCGCTTTTTTCCTTTGGGAGAATTTATCACTTCATTCATAACTGAATTTCTGTCCTCCTTACAATCAGACTTTACTTCAAGCACCTTTCTTTTCACATGCTTCTGACTACCTTTAACTTTATTAGATTTACTTTGAGAACTGCTACACTGTTCTCGTCTTGCCAGTTGCAAGCTCTGTTTAACTGCTTGGATTTGACCCTGAATCTCTCTACTGCGCAAAGACCTGGTTGAACACTCTGCTAACTGTTGTAGTCTCTGTGATCTCCGATTAAGCTGTTCATTTCCTTTGAAGGTTCCAAGCGCTGACTCCTgacatgatttcttcttttttgtagaGTCTTGTGATGGTCCCTTCAGAGCTACCACGTTTTTACTAACGGATTTAGTTGCATTTCTGTCAGCTGCTGACGTTGACCTTGTGCTCATTCGTGTTCCCAGCTCAGACgcatgtgttttgcttttgttggaaGATCTAACTGGTGCCTTTACAGCTTCCTTGGAGCCTGATTTCTTTGCTAGACTGTTTTGAGAACTTTGATTTGCTAGTTCTaaattctcatcttcattttctttagtaactttggaagaattttcttttgatttctccTGAATGGACATTATTCCTGAGTAATGTCTTCCTTTCTGAGGAGTTTTTGAGGACTATGTCCAGGTAAGGTGCAGATGCTAAGTACTTAGTATTATTACTAAGGAGTAGATCTTAAAAATCAACTTTAACTTTAACTGATGGACATTTCCAACAAAAATACCAGGTTGTTTCAGGTAAGGATACTCTCTGCAATTCCTAAGACATGAGAAAAGCTGGCATAAATGCTGAAAGAAATTTGCTCTCTGCTGGATACGGAAATGGAAATCTGAAGAAAAttctaatttaatattttcagaagtctttatttttttaatgaaaataaacttcATTCAGATccaatttgttttaattacttttagttTGGGGCTTAATTACTAACCCTATTACTAGAGGAGTTATTTATCACTGACCTGTCTGCTTTGACAAAATTTCTGAGAACGTTTTTCTTCTGAAGTCTACAGCTACTGGACGTTGCTGCATTTGTGACATGTCTTATGGCTAACAGGTTTCTTTCCTTGTTTGCCAACTTTGCTGGTCTGTGGCTTCTAGATAATCTCCTTCGCTTAGTAAAGTACTCTATTGATATAGATTTCTTTGTGTGCTGCcatttctgaaaaattaaaagacagacattaagttttataaaatgtaagaaactGGTAATAATACCATGCAGGAAAACAcctcaatttaaataaaatttaattcctTCTTTTAAACTATATAAGAATAACAAGGAAGTCTCCCAAATACATGTTTCAGGCTTACTTTAAGTGTGTAAATACTCTGCCTGAacgtatgtgcaccacatgcatgcctggtgcccaccgaGGGCAAAAAGGGACGCTGGGTCCCCGGGACGGGCTGTGCTGATGACCTGGGTGATTGGAAGCCAACGTGAGCGCCAGgcactgaacccaagtcctccgcaagagcaagtgttctaaaccactgagccatcgctctagccccTTCCAAATATATTCTTCAATAACTTATCTTATTAAAAAGAGATACTTAAAACTTAATTTACCCCTGTAATTTACTTACAGTTTTTTTCCCACAAGATAGAACTGATGTTTCAGCCACCATAACTCAAGAAAATCTGATAAAACCATTCCTTAAGACCGCTTCTTAACACATTACACAGCACCTAAACgggaattaattaaaacatttaaaatgatgacGATGTAATCATCCACTTACTTCTTATCAAATAACATCCTACAATTCTAATTCTACCCTGACCATCTGACTAACAGTCACCAAAGCTCATTTTATACTATCTATACCCTGAAGTACTGTCTGGTGCATGCATCCATTGGAACAGTGTACATCCATTATATACTGTggggaaaagttttaaaatacagaaaacaattcACAATGTAAACATTAAATCAATTAAACAAAACTGTATGAAGAAAAACTACAcacaaatgtagaaaaatgaagcACATAACTAAAGCTgacttcattaaaaatattaagtaggTAAAAGGTAAGAAAATCTATGAactagaaaaatatgaaataacagATCTGAAGTACAGAAGACTTTAGGCCGGGCGTGATGATGCATGTCCTCGGTCTCAGTGCTtctggagtgagttccaggccagcctgctctataaagccaacccaggacagccatggccttggtacacagtgaaacctggctgaataaaacaaaacaaaagatattaaGAGCTAGAAATGTAGCTCACTTGGTGGAGTGATTTCCTGGAATGTACAAAGCCTTGCAGgactttgattcccagaaccataACATCAGGCATGGCGgtacaagtctgtaatcccagcactgggaaataAAGGCAAGATAatgggaagttcaaggccatcctcaggctacaggaaaccctgtctcaactaataaacaaacaaacaaacagaaatatgaTATTAAAACTAAAGAACTAAAGGCCCAATGGTTACGAGCACTTATTGTTCTGGCAAAGAAcaaaggtttggttcccagcacccacaccaggcagctcacaaccatcttgaCTCCAGTTTGAGAGGATCTAattttctctggcctctgtgtgctgggTTTAAGATCACATaggtgggctgcagagatggctcagaggttaagagcactggctgctcttccaaaggtcctgagttcaattcccagcacccacatcgtggctcacaaccatctataatctggtgccttcttctgacctgtaggcatagacataaaaataaatcttaaaaaaaaaaaaaagaagaggtgtgGTAGCGgagcactcctttaatgccagcacttgtgaggcagaggcaggcggatcgctgtaagttcaaggcggcttgatagaaattattagaagcagatggcatgggattggggcaggtatcctatgcaaagtagtttaggggattaatatgtgccctgccccaggttaactaaggctattttaaaatatagcaggtgt is a window encoding:
- the Esco1 gene encoding N-acetyltransferase ESCO1, producing MSIQEKSKENSSKVTKENEDENLELANQSSQNSLAKKSGSKEAVKAPVRSSNKSKTHASELGTRMSTRSTSAADRNATKSVSKNVVALKGPSQDSTKKKKSCQESALGTFKGNEQLNRRSQRLQQLAECSTRSLRSREIQGQIQAVKQSLQLARREQCSSSQSKSNKVKGSQKHVKRKVLEVKSDCKEDRNSVMNEVINSPKGKKRKVQHQTAYACSPQCAPASEEGLQNSTVEKEGIKPVPLTCEIRKLKAATSVVSKKNELRKLAHTQVNISTKFPQIPLPLVPEQSTDHELEQAGKSKRGSILQLCEEIAGEIESDTVEVKKESSHMEGVKEEKPVEQAREGTDAEGQTLPHKEPGQDVQCNRFFPSRKTKPVKCVLNGISSSTKKNSSWTKIKLSKVNSVQQQKLDSQGSPKLGLLQTGFSPPVLEMPRPVSQSAFVEMKPRGGVTCQQDKVKEIKSEEVTINNIASEINKATERAPGNCHLDNHITPSPDSTLDNQTKHSYESAPDQNFSLCSASKVENSPLENTAAASTLPSQAKIDGDRKFPGSAPKQQHSALSHEASISSKHRYIPPNHSQLKCNSHLEITIPKALKLKESEKVDEKQLVIDVGHKRFGAVSCNICGMLYTASNPEDETQHLLFHNQFISAVKYVGWKKERILAEYPDGRIIMVLPEDPKYALKKVDEIREMVDNDLGFQQAPLMCYSRTKTLLFISNDKKVVGCLIAEHIQWGYRVIEEKLPVIRSEEEKVRFERQKAWCCSTSPEPAICGISRIWVFSMMRRKKIASRMIECLRSNFIYGSYLSKEEIAFSDPTPDGKLFATQYCGTGQFLVYNFINGQNTT